One part of the Acidobacteriota bacterium genome encodes these proteins:
- a CDS encoding MATE family efflux transporter, producing MITLAVPVILAEVGWTTMGLVDTLLVGPLGPATIGAVGFGSVVFLAVGIFGTGLLLGLDTVIAQAYGAGRLDRCHHWLVQGAFLSLLIAAPLTLATYLLIATISWWGLNASVLALAAPYLKVLAPGVIPLLFYATFRRYLQATNCVRPITFALLTANLINAAVGWVLIYGKWGLPALGATGSAWATLASRVYMAGVLLVAILWRERRDTAERRPTARRVDWPSISHLLKLGVPASIQGVLEVGVFAAASALIGRLSAASLAAHQIALNLWGLAYMIPLGLNAAGAVRVGQAVGRGDRQGIWRAGWTALALGAALTTTAAIVFLLGGHLLISAFSRDSAVLAVGPSLLGIAGLCLVFDGTQSIGTGILRGLGETRIPMITALASYWAIALPLGYAACFRWGWGVQGMWAGLAVGLVIVGAVLLRTWHHRVAHFG from the coding sequence ATGATCACGCTCGCCGTGCCAGTGATTCTGGCCGAGGTGGGGTGGACGACGATGGGCCTGGTCGACACGCTCCTGGTCGGGCCCCTCGGACCCGCAACCATCGGCGCGGTCGGCTTCGGGAGCGTCGTGTTTCTGGCAGTCGGCATCTTCGGCACGGGGTTGCTGCTCGGACTCGACACGGTGATCGCGCAGGCGTATGGGGCTGGGCGTCTGGATCGATGCCACCACTGGCTGGTGCAGGGCGCCTTCCTCAGCCTCCTGATCGCGGCCCCACTGACGCTCGCCACCTACCTCCTGATCGCCACGATTTCCTGGTGGGGGCTCAATGCGTCGGTACTGGCGCTTGCGGCTCCTTACCTGAAGGTGCTCGCGCCAGGTGTCATTCCCCTCTTGTTCTACGCGACGTTCCGGCGCTACCTGCAGGCGACCAACTGCGTCCGGCCGATCACGTTCGCACTCTTGACCGCCAACCTGATCAATGCGGCTGTTGGCTGGGTGCTCATCTACGGCAAGTGGGGACTGCCAGCGCTCGGCGCGACCGGATCGGCGTGGGCGACGCTGGCGTCGCGCGTGTACATGGCCGGCGTCCTGCTGGTGGCGATCCTGTGGCGCGAGCGGCGCGATACAGCTGAGCGTCGACCGACGGCGCGTCGCGTCGATTGGCCGTCGATCTCACATCTTCTGAAGCTCGGCGTTCCGGCCTCGATCCAGGGCGTGCTCGAGGTCGGCGTCTTCGCGGCGGCGTCTGCGTTGATCGGCCGCCTGTCGGCAGCCTCGCTGGCGGCTCATCAGATTGCGCTCAACCTGTGGGGACTGGCCTACATGATTCCGCTCGGGCTGAACGCCGCTGGCGCGGTGCGCGTGGGGCAGGCCGTCGGGCGCGGCGATCGCCAGGGTATCTGGCGCGCGGGCTGGACGGCGCTCGCGCTCGGGGCGGCGCTGACGACGACGGCGGCCATCGTGTTCCTGCTCGGCGGCCACTTGCTTATCAGCGCGTTCTCCCGCGACTCGGCCGTGCTGGCTGTCGGTCCGTCGCTGCTTGGCATCGCTGGCCTCTGCCTCGTGTTCGATGGCACACAGAGCATTGGCACCGGTATCTTGAGAGGCCTCGGCGAAACACGGATCCCGATGATCACCGCCCTGGCAAGCTACTGGGCGATTGCGCTGCCGCTCGGGTACGCAGCCTGCTTCCGCTGGGGGTGGGGCGTGCAGGGCATGTGGGCCGGGCTGGCGGTCGGGCTCGTGATCGTCGGCGCCGTGCTCCTGCGCACGTGGCACCATCGAGTCGCGCACTTCGGCTGA
- a CDS encoding DDE-type integrase/transposase/recombinase — MNQLSTAKRATVVAALVEGNSVRATTRMTGVSKPTILKLIADLGAACARYQDEAIRNVRARRIQCDEIWQFCYAKAKNVPAEKQGVFGYGDVWTWVAIDADTKLIVSWLVAGRDAGSAYMFMRDVASRLRNRVQLTTDGHKPYLSAVEDAFGGGIDYAMLQKLYGSDPSAEKRYSPAQCIGTRCDTITGDPDPKHISTSYVERQNLTMRMSMRRFTRLTNGFSKKVENHTAAVAIHYMHYNFARIHQTLRVTPAMQAGLADHVWTLEEIVGLL; from the coding sequence ATGAATCAATTGAGCACGGCGAAGCGTGCGACGGTAGTGGCGGCGCTGGTCGAAGGCAATAGCGTTCGCGCGACGACCCGGATGACCGGCGTGTCGAAGCCTACGATTCTGAAACTGATTGCCGACCTGGGCGCGGCGTGTGCTCGGTACCAGGATGAAGCGATCCGCAACGTCCGCGCTCGCCGGATTCAATGCGACGAAATCTGGCAGTTCTGCTACGCCAAGGCGAAGAACGTCCCGGCTGAAAAGCAAGGCGTGTTTGGGTACGGGGATGTCTGGACATGGGTTGCGATTGACGCCGACACGAAGTTGATTGTGTCGTGGCTCGTCGCTGGGCGGGACGCTGGGTCGGCCTACATGTTCATGCGGGATGTAGCCAGCCGACTCCGGAATCGCGTACAGCTCACCACGGACGGCCACAAGCCCTATCTGTCGGCCGTCGAGGATGCGTTCGGCGGCGGCATCGACTACGCCATGCTCCAGAAACTCTACGGCTCCGATCCGTCAGCAGAGAAGCGATACAGCCCTGCTCAGTGCATCGGAACCCGCTGCGATACGATTACCGGCGACCCCGATCCGAAGCACATCAGTACGTCGTACGTGGAGCGCCAGAATCTCACGATGCGGATGTCGATGCGCCGGTTCACCCGCCTGACGAATGGCTTTTCAAAGAAGGTTGAGAATCACACGGCGGCGGTTGCCATTCACTATATGCACTATAACTTCGCCCGGATTCACCAGACGCTCCGCGTCACTCCGGCGATGCAGGCGGGCCTTGCGGATCATGTGTGGACCCTCGAAGAAATCGTCGGATTGCTCTAG
- a CDS encoding amidohydrolase — protein sequence MRLPLRVIATSLLAAASTVAIAAQTNSGQAPIPKTATLEALHQRLDQDANAVLPKVVALRRLLHQHPELGNREVQTSKLLADRLRALGYEVQTGVAKTGVVAILHGGKPGPVVALRSDIDALPVTEETGLPFASTERAQFNGREVGVMHACGHDFHMAMLMGAAEVLAGLKADLPGTVKLIFQPAEEGAPAGEEGGADLMVKEGVLENPKVDAIFGLHVGITPLEAGSISFRPRGIMAASDSLSITVHGRSTHGAMPWAGVDPIVVSAQIVLGLQTIISRQADLTTAPAVITVGTIEGGNRSNIVPDEVRLTGTIRTFDADMQKKIHEGITRTVEHIAAAAGAKAEVTITIGNSVTYNDPALTDRMTPSLRRVAAGTFNPNAQVTTGAEDFSAYQKQVPGLYFFLGIAPKGTAPASWAANHSPRFNPDESALITGVRALASVAVDYLAGPVK from the coding sequence ATGAGACTTCCCCTGCGCGTGATCGCCACCTCACTGCTCGCGGCCGCGTCGACGGTCGCCATCGCCGCGCAAACCAACAGCGGCCAAGCCCCGATCCCGAAGACCGCGACGCTTGAAGCGCTGCACCAGCGCCTCGATCAGGATGCCAACGCGGTGCTGCCGAAGGTGGTGGCCCTGCGCCGGCTGCTCCACCAGCATCCCGAGTTGGGCAACCGCGAGGTGCAGACGTCGAAGCTGCTGGCGGATCGCCTGCGGGCGCTGGGCTACGAGGTTCAGACGGGCGTTGCAAAGACGGGCGTGGTCGCCATACTGCATGGCGGGAAGCCTGGGCCCGTGGTGGCGCTGAGATCAGACATCGACGCGCTGCCGGTCACCGAAGAAACCGGACTCCCGTTTGCCTCGACCGAGCGCGCTCAGTTCAACGGGCGTGAGGTCGGTGTGATGCACGCGTGCGGTCACGATTTCCACATGGCGATGCTGATGGGCGCGGCCGAGGTGCTGGCAGGTCTGAAGGCGGATCTCCCTGGGACGGTGAAGCTCATCTTCCAGCCTGCCGAGGAGGGCGCTCCCGCCGGCGAAGAAGGGGGCGCAGACCTGATGGTGAAAGAGGGCGTGCTCGAGAATCCGAAGGTTGACGCCATCTTCGGCCTGCACGTCGGCATTACACCGCTCGAGGCGGGGTCGATCTCGTTCCGCCCAAGAGGCATCATGGCCGCCAGCGACTCACTCTCGATCACCGTGCACGGCCGATCAACCCACGGCGCCATGCCCTGGGCCGGCGTCGATCCGATCGTCGTCTCGGCGCAGATCGTGCTCGGCCTCCAGACCATCATCAGCCGACAGGCCGATCTGACGACCGCGCCAGCGGTGATTACCGTGGGTACCATCGAGGGCGGGAACCGATCGAACATCGTGCCCGACGAAGTCCGCCTCACCGGTACGATCAGGACGTTCGACGCGGACATGCAGAAGAAGATCCACGAAGGCATCACCCGCACGGTTGAACACATTGCCGCGGCCGCCGGCGCGAAGGCCGAGGTGACGATCACGATCGGCAATTCGGTGACGTACAACGACCCCGCCCTGACCGATCGCATGACCCCATCACTCAGGCGCGTGGCCGCCGGTACATTCAATCCGAACGCGCAGGTCACCACCGGGGCTGAAGACTTCTCCGCGTACCAGAAGCAGGTTCCGGGCCTGTACTTCTTCCTCGGGATCGCACCGAAGGGCACAGCACCAGCGTCGTGGGCCGCCAACCACTCACCGAGATTCAATCCCGATGAATCCGCGCTCATCACCGGCGTGCGGGCACTCGCGAGCGTGGCGGTCGACTATCTTGCGGGTCCAGTCAAGTAG
- a CDS encoding P63C domain-containing protein, with protein sequence MSKDDTGYEIKRVGVRGGLARAAAMTPKQRSHSARIAAEARWAGDLPQATHDGPLQLGDRTLIAAVLPNGKRLLSQGTFLQAIGRSRTPKAGTGALGSVDGIPFFLRAEQLKAFISEELLLSTTPIFFRLKNGKRAVGYDAMLLPMVCEVYLKLRDERMDKEKPVPGQYKHIVRACDMLTRAFARVGIIALVDSATGYQADKAREDILKILEAYIAPHLMPWTRRFPHEFFREAYRILGWEYKSGSVKHPSYMGKFINKYVYDALPEGVLDELKRRLPKNDHGNRRAKLWQLLTVDTGIPHLDRQLTSTMTLLQIADGKDDFDRYYQTLHGRQGRLQFGEPPKRLEASVSSGPLPRA encoded by the coding sequence GTGAGCAAAGACGACACCGGATACGAAATCAAAAGAGTTGGGGTAAGGGGGGGGTTGGCGCGCGCTGCGGCCATGACTCCGAAACAGCGAAGCCATTCGGCACGAATCGCTGCTGAAGCACGGTGGGCCGGTGATTTGCCGCAGGCCACACACGACGGCCCACTGCAACTTGGAGACAGGACATTGATCGCGGCAGTGTTGCCCAATGGGAAGCGCCTACTTAGCCAAGGCACCTTCCTCCAAGCGATTGGGCGTTCAAGGACTCCCAAGGCTGGAACCGGAGCGCTAGGGAGTGTCGACGGGATACCCTTCTTCTTGCGAGCAGAACAGCTTAAAGCGTTTATTTCTGAGGAGTTACTACTGTCGACGACTCCGATCTTTTTTCGCCTCAAGAATGGCAAGCGAGCGGTTGGTTACGACGCCATGCTGCTCCCCATGGTGTGCGAGGTGTACCTTAAACTGCGGGATGAGCGCATGGATAAGGAAAAGCCGGTTCCGGGGCAGTATAAACACATTGTTCGCGCGTGCGACATGCTCACGCGCGCTTTCGCCAGAGTCGGTATCATCGCCCTGGTCGACAGCGCCACTGGATACCAAGCCGACAAGGCCAGAGAGGATATTCTCAAAATACTTGAGGCGTACATCGCGCCACATCTCATGCCATGGACGCGACGTTTTCCACACGAGTTCTTCCGTGAGGCGTACCGAATCCTGGGATGGGAATACAAGTCTGGTTCCGTGAAACATCCGAGTTATATGGGCAAGTTCATCAATAAGTACGTCTATGACGCGCTACCGGAAGGAGTGCTTGATGAGCTCAAGCGTCGACTGCCTAAGAACGATCATGGCAACCGTAGGGCGAAGCTCTGGCAACTCCTAACCGTCGATACGGGTATCCCGCACCTCGACAGGCAGCTGACTTCAACAATGACGCTCTTACAGATTGCCGATGGCAAGGACGACTTCGACCGGTATTACCAGACGCTTCATGGGCGACAAGGAAGACTACAGTTCGGTGAACCGCCGAAACGCTTAGAGGCTAGCGTTTCCAGCGGGCCTCTGCCGCGCGCCTAG